A genomic region of Photobacterium swingsii contains the following coding sequences:
- a CDS encoding ATP-binding protein: MKLRTKTIIGIAVIEALALALLIVTGLQWLKSSNENRLKVGTNQLASVFAKATRDAVLATDLAYLDSFAESLVSEQNLAYIRITDRNGVELARHGDYTHVDTRVSPAEVTDGVYDVISPIQVDGQLYGNVEMGVTVNDLHVMLSQATRSSLLIAIAEMSLVALFSLALGTYLMRRLDVLRKGAEKVARMGPGAQIMVTGNDEVTRVSTAFNEMSRSLAKAQEKLAEKHQQQIALTNKVTELAQVAEHARDVIIITDAKGKITWVNPAFESLTGYTLSEVVGQSPGSLLQGDSSDLEIVHEMSRKIAQKEAVRVEILNYAKSGESYWVELDISPVTDSTGEIVRFIAVERDITQRRQVEEQLETALKEATRATRAKSEFLANMSHEIRTPMNAIMGFTELLLEKPMHAEHREQLELVHRSAGNLVAIINDILDYSKIEAGKLSLTNEAFDLQEVLESTIDLCGYQAKEKELPLVMNIAPAINTKVMGDKGRVNQILLNLIGNALKFTDSGTVTVNVEAESFLETTRFYISVEDTGIGIPAERLPYIMEKFEQVDNSATRQYEGTGLGLAICKRLIQLYGGELKVESEEGKGSCFSFSITLVNQHSKISVAANQDYPMLDEKLIPEVLRNKKILIAEDSYVNRLLIEKMLNDAPVELVFAEDGEQAVALYCQHVPDMVITDISMPNKDGYEATADIRTLQEQGYPWCPIIALSAHAMTEERERSFASGMNDHLSKPISKDLLIKMIFKWLSLSEENEKKQGAKFKY; this comes from the coding sequence ATGCTGTGTTAGCGACGGACTTAGCCTATTTAGATAGCTTTGCTGAATCACTGGTCAGTGAGCAAAACCTTGCTTATATCCGAATTACTGATCGCAATGGTGTCGAGTTAGCGAGGCACGGTGATTATACTCATGTTGATACTCGTGTTTCTCCTGCAGAGGTGACTGACGGTGTTTATGATGTCATAAGCCCAATTCAAGTTGATGGTCAGCTATATGGCAATGTTGAGATGGGGGTAACCGTTAACGATCTCCATGTAATGCTTAGCCAAGCAACACGCTCAAGTTTGTTAATTGCTATTGCTGAAATGTCGCTGGTGGCTTTGTTCTCTTTAGCACTAGGGACATACTTAATGCGTCGGCTTGATGTGTTAAGAAAGGGGGCGGAGAAGGTGGCCAGAATGGGGCCTGGTGCGCAAATTATGGTAACAGGCAACGATGAGGTAACGCGCGTTAGTACCGCTTTTAACGAGATGTCTCGTTCTTTAGCGAAAGCACAAGAAAAGCTTGCAGAAAAACATCAACAACAGATTGCACTAACGAACAAAGTCACCGAGCTAGCTCAAGTTGCTGAACATGCTAGGGATGTCATCATAATCACAGATGCGAAAGGCAAAATAACTTGGGTAAACCCCGCTTTTGAAAGCCTGACAGGCTATACCTTGTCTGAAGTTGTTGGACAGTCACCAGGCAGTTTACTACAAGGCGATAGTTCTGACCTTGAAATTGTTCATGAAATGTCACGGAAGATAGCCCAGAAGGAAGCTGTACGCGTTGAGATTCTTAATTACGCTAAAAGTGGGGAATCTTATTGGGTTGAGCTTGATATCTCACCAGTGACAGACAGTACGGGGGAGATTGTCCGATTCATTGCTGTTGAACGCGATATTACTCAACGTAGGCAGGTTGAAGAGCAATTAGAGACAGCACTTAAAGAGGCGACGAGGGCAACCAGAGCGAAATCGGAATTTTTGGCGAACATGAGCCATGAGATTCGAACGCCGATGAATGCAATTATGGGCTTTACAGAGCTACTGCTTGAAAAGCCTATGCACGCTGAACATCGAGAGCAGCTTGAGTTAGTTCATCGCTCTGCTGGCAATTTGGTCGCTATTATTAATGACATTTTAGATTACAGCAAAATTGAAGCCGGCAAGTTATCGCTAACTAATGAAGCGTTTGATTTACAAGAGGTACTTGAGTCAACCATAGACTTGTGTGGCTATCAGGCGAAAGAGAAAGAATTGCCGTTAGTCATGAATATTGCGCCCGCGATTAATACCAAGGTTATGGGTGATAAAGGACGAGTTAATCAAATTTTATTAAATCTGATCGGGAACGCACTGAAATTTACAGACTCTGGAACTGTGACGGTAAACGTAGAAGCAGAATCTTTTCTTGAAACAACAAGGTTTTATATCAGTGTAGAAGATACTGGGATTGGTATTCCAGCTGAAAGGTTACCCTATATCATGGAGAAGTTTGAGCAAGTAGATAACTCGGCAACGCGTCAGTACGAAGGGACTGGTTTGGGGTTAGCTATTTGTAAGCGTTTAATACAGCTCTATGGTGGAGAGCTGAAAGTGGAATCTGAGGAAGGAAAAGGATCTTGTTTTTCTTTTAGTATCACGCTTGTCAATCAGCATTCCAAGATCTCGGTAGCGGCTAACCAAGATTACCCAATGCTTGATGAGAAATTGATACCTGAAGTGCTGAGAAATAAAAAAATACTTATAGCGGAAGACAGTTACGTTAATCGTCTTTTGATCGAAAAAATGCTGAACGATGCGCCTGTTGAATTAGTTTTTGCGGAAGATGGTGAGCAAGCGGTAGCACTATACTGCCAACATGTACCCGATATGGTTATTACCGATATATCGATGCCAAACAAAGATGGTTATGAAGCTACGGCTGATATTCGGACTTTGCAAGAGCAAGGGTATCCTTGGTGTCCAATTATTGCTTTGTCGGCTCATGCTATGACTGAAGAGCGTGAGAGAAGCTTTGCATCGGGGATGAATGATCATTTGAGTAAACCGATAAGCAAAGACCTTTTGATTAAAATGATTTTTAAGTGGCTTTCTCTTTCTGAAGAGAATGAAAAAAAGCAAGGCGCGAAATTTAAATACTGA
- a CDS encoding CCGSCS motif protein codes for MALSFKKLFKKDDSEAKAVLKQQAQNNVEPTPTKETSEKKKGKHGEPGFCCGSCS; via the coding sequence ATGGCACTATCATTCAAAAAACTATTTAAAAAAGACGATTCAGAAGCTAAGGCTGTTTTGAAACAACAGGCACAAAATAACGTAGAGCCAACACCAACAAAAGAAACATCTGAAAAGAAAAAAGGTAAACACGGTGAGCCAGGCTTCTGTTGCGGTTCTTGCTCATAA
- a CDS encoding YkgJ family cysteine cluster protein, with protein MNIEVKNIPTSEVTCANCQACCCRLEVMILTDTGVPEEHIATDEWGGEVMARLDDGWCSALDRDTLMCTIYENRPWICREFEMGSYECVDERVANM; from the coding sequence ATGAATATTGAAGTCAAGAATATCCCGACTTCTGAAGTGACATGTGCTAACTGCCAAGCATGCTGTTGTCGTTTAGAAGTAATGATATTGACAGATACAGGTGTACCAGAAGAACACATCGCAACCGATGAATGGGGTGGTGAGGTGATGGCTCGTTTAGACGATGGTTGGTGTTCAGCACTGGATCGTGACACTTTGATGTGTACTATTTATGAAAATCGTCCATGGATTTGCCGTGAGTTTGAAATGGGCTCTTATGAATGTGTTGATGAGCGTGTCGCGAATATGTAG
- a CDS encoding glutaredoxin family protein: MKKITLYVKDKCPHCKDAQRYLDAKKIPYRLANAATPRAQKELSAMRARSIPVLKVGDQVIIGWNQKNFEKAFNA; encoded by the coding sequence ATGAAAAAGATCACCTTGTACGTAAAAGACAAATGTCCACACTGTAAAGATGCTCAACGCTACCTTGATGCAAAAAAAATCCCATATCGCTTAGCAAACGCAGCAACACCACGCGCTCAAAAAGAACTCAGTGCAATGAGGGCAAGATCAATCCCAGTATTAAAGGTCGGTGATCAAGTGATTATCGGGTGGAATCAGAAGAATTTTGAAAAGGCGTTTAACGCTTAA
- a CDS encoding glutathione S-transferase, with product MSELHYPVLYSLQRCPYAMRARLSLLLANQTVLLRNVKLTNKPLEMLAVSPKGTVPVLYFPHVNKVIDQSLAIMYWALSRNDPHNLLRVNEPDVSNEIRQLIQQHDDVFIPLLEQYRAAARYHDDKEANARQACESFIAILEAKLTYSTFLMGDTPSLVDYAMLPFMRQFSKVDRKWFQHASYPKFQQWLITHYNNPIYAKAMRPYPEWLVTRENVIFNRES from the coding sequence ATGAGCGAATTGCATTACCCCGTTCTGTATTCATTACAACGTTGTCCGTACGCAATGCGCGCAAGACTCAGTTTACTGTTAGCTAACCAAACCGTGTTGCTACGCAATGTTAAGCTGACGAATAAACCTCTCGAAATGCTGGCTGTATCGCCAAAGGGCACAGTCCCTGTGCTCTACTTTCCGCACGTCAATAAAGTCATAGATCAAAGTTTAGCGATCATGTATTGGGCATTATCGCGCAATGATCCCCACAACTTATTGCGCGTGAATGAGCCTGATGTGTCGAATGAAATACGCCAACTCATACAACAACATGATGACGTCTTCATTCCGCTGTTAGAGCAATACAGAGCAGCTGCACGTTACCATGATGATAAAGAAGCCAACGCTAGACAGGCCTGTGAAAGCTTTATTGCAATATTGGAAGCTAAATTAACGTATTCAACTTTTTTGATGGGCGATACGCCATCGCTTGTGGACTATGCAATGCTCCCTTTTATGCGCCAATTTTCAAAAGTAGATAGAAAATGGTTTCAACACGCATCTTATCCCAAATTTCAGCAATGGTTGATAACCCACTATAACAACCCTATATATGCAAAAGCGATGAGGCCCTATCCCGAATGGCTTGTTACGCGTGAGAATGTTATTTTTAACCGTGAAAGTTAA
- a CDS encoding ClbS/DfsB family four-helix bundle protein, producing the protein MSSVPQNKAALRSAINDAFEKLYRDLVTIPADLTRICEIEGNVKGTKISVCDSLAYLLGWGKLVLYWYEEKAAGRDVEFPADGYKWNQLGQLAQHFQHEYRDWSFIALQQDLQITTVSIVTLIDSLDNTELYEQPWYEKWTLGRMIQFNTSSPMKNVRTKIRKFKKAHQLG; encoded by the coding sequence GTGTCATCTGTTCCCCAAAATAAAGCGGCATTACGCAGTGCAATCAATGATGCATTTGAAAAGCTTTACCGTGATCTTGTCACTATTCCTGCTGACTTGACGCGTATTTGTGAGATTGAAGGCAATGTGAAAGGAACAAAGATCAGTGTGTGCGATAGCTTGGCTTATTTGCTCGGTTGGGGGAAGCTTGTGCTGTATTGGTATGAGGAAAAAGCAGCAGGGCGAGATGTTGAATTTCCAGCTGATGGTTATAAGTGGAATCAGCTAGGGCAACTAGCCCAACACTTTCAGCATGAATATCGTGATTGGTCGTTTATTGCATTACAGCAAGATCTGCAAATAACGACAGTATCAATTGTCACCTTAATTGATAGCTTGGACAATACCGAACTGTATGAACAGCCATGGTATGAAAAATGGACATTAGGGAGGATGATTCAGTTCAATACGTCATCCCCGATGAAAAACGTAAGAACAAAAATACGGAAATTCAAGAAAGCCCATCAACTGGGTTAG
- a CDS encoding MmcQ/YjbR family DNA-binding protein, producing the protein MNKHQVETLLSSFAGSDVSSPFGPDALVYKVKGKMYALVSQNEDIARVTLKCKPEDGEVLISQFESISPGYYMNKRHWITIKLCGEVDSNILMDLAHHSYQLIVAKLKKSERTALLIGE; encoded by the coding sequence ATGAATAAACATCAAGTTGAAACATTATTATCATCCTTTGCTGGCTCGGATGTATCATCTCCTTTTGGTCCTGACGCTCTGGTTTATAAAGTGAAAGGGAAGATGTATGCATTGGTTTCTCAAAATGAAGATATCGCACGTGTTACGTTGAAGTGTAAGCCTGAAGATGGTGAAGTTTTAATATCTCAGTTTGAATCGATATCGCCTGGTTATTATATGAATAAAAGGCACTGGATAACGATTAAACTCTGTGGAGAGGTTGATTCAAATATATTAATGGACCTAGCTCATCATTCTTACCAACTTATTGTTGCTAAACTAAAAAAATCAGAAAGAACTGCTCTTCTTATTGGTGAGTAA
- a CDS encoding M28 family metallopeptidase yields the protein MKKGIFHCSTLAAAIILSGCNSSSSDDNNKIDYGAKAVSYLVEIADETQGIGAREASTQKEIQTGNWIYDKLTGFGYNVNVQPFSYERKGKTYFSNNYIVEKKGKVDKTIILAAHYDSTGVDHGSLGATDNGAGLAAAIAIAERLQQSELPFNVRILYPGAEENGLNGSLYYVKDALANDKLKNVIGMINYDTVGGGDIVYVHAAHSDYAEYKKTCESLGLTETDYSFDTKMREAMLKASVDVNGEANKYIIHPTFPGYPEGETGSWSDHAGFACAGIPIAYVEATNFNINGADGYDGYSQTTNPAMWDCYDADNKTACNRAEEKKWGKIWHTEFDRIDKLEEAFPGRVNTQLSDNVNIVLELLTSDKYIQVK from the coding sequence ATGAAAAAAGGAATATTTCACTGTAGTACATTAGCTGCAGCTATTATTTTGTCTGGTTGTAATAGTAGTTCTTCTGATGATAATAATAAGATCGATTATGGCGCAAAAGCTGTGAGTTATCTTGTTGAAATTGCAGACGAAACTCAAGGTATTGGTGCTCGAGAAGCGAGCACTCAAAAGGAAATTCAAACAGGAAATTGGATTTACGATAAATTAACGGGTTTTGGTTATAATGTTAATGTGCAACCTTTTTCCTATGAAAGGAAAGGTAAAACATATTTTTCGAACAATTATATTGTAGAGAAAAAAGGGAAAGTCGATAAAACTATTATATTAGCGGCACACTATGATTCAACTGGTGTCGATCATGGTTCTTTAGGTGCGACAGATAATGGTGCAGGGTTAGCAGCTGCGATTGCCATTGCCGAAAGGTTACAACAATCAGAGTTACCTTTTAATGTCCGTATATTATACCCAGGAGCTGAAGAAAACGGATTAAATGGTTCGTTATATTATGTCAAAGATGCATTAGCAAACGACAAGTTGAAAAACGTGATAGGCATGATTAATTACGACACTGTTGGTGGTGGTGATATTGTATATGTACATGCCGCGCATTCAGATTATGCTGAATATAAAAAAACATGTGAATCTTTAGGGTTAACAGAAACAGATTATAGCTTTGATACAAAAATGCGAGAAGCGATGCTGAAGGCTTCTGTTGATGTTAATGGCGAGGCGAATAAATATATTATCCACCCAACATTCCCTGGTTATCCTGAAGGTGAAACGGGTTCTTGGTCGGATCATGCAGGTTTTGCTTGTGCGGGTATTCCCATTGCTTATGTTGAAGCGACGAACTTCAACATTAATGGTGCCGATGGTTATGATGGTTACTCCCAAACAACGAACCCTGCGATGTGGGATTGTTACGACGCTGACAACAAAACAGCATGTAACCGAGCTGAAGAGAAGAAATGGGGGAAAATTTGGCATACCGAGTTTGATCGCATCGATAAACTTGAAGAAGCTTTCCCAGGTCGTGTGAATACACAGTTGAGCGACAACGTAAATATAGTTTTAGAGTTGCTAACGAGTGATAAATACATTCAAGTGAAATAA
- a CDS encoding polysaccharide deacetylase family protein, with amino-acid sequence MASELSVVIHAEEEFDWKGGFDRSNTRVSPQHTLIKLIDALVAQGAKVTLAMDYAFVSSVEGQEVISHFKWLEGSYIEFACHLHPWINPPFYSNASTVSNFASYPGNLPPHQEQQKIAALTEKIVEVCGVAPVSYLAGRHGFGSNTLAHIVSMGYKIDLSICPYYDLSDSDGPDFSQQTCLNYSKNGVRFLPHTAAITSWLSFLEPRFNRQPQMFSQWQNSKLLKLLGQLIGLRLDRLSPEGLSLRQMKRVFKAQQRMGQNNFILSFHSSSFIPNVTPYTQGDDDVEHLAERVLTFVRWAIETQHCEPWLPKSSVSAIVETTAEPSVNKKSPTRSKPSKSEPTKTAVIERETRTAKSEY; translated from the coding sequence ATGGCATCAGAGTTATCTGTCGTAATTCATGCAGAAGAAGAATTCGATTGGAAAGGCGGCTTTGATCGTTCTAATACTCGTGTTTCGCCTCAACACACCTTAATAAAGCTAATCGATGCGTTAGTTGCGCAAGGCGCTAAAGTAACTTTGGCTATGGATTACGCTTTTGTTAGCAGCGTCGAAGGACAGGAGGTGATCTCACACTTTAAATGGCTAGAAGGTTCTTATATCGAATTTGCTTGTCATTTACATCCTTGGATTAACCCTCCATTCTATTCAAACGCTTCTACTGTCAGTAATTTCGCATCATACCCTGGTAATTTGCCGCCACATCAGGAGCAACAAAAAATTGCGGCGCTTACAGAAAAAATCGTCGAGGTTTGCGGTGTCGCACCTGTCAGTTATCTTGCTGGTAGACATGGCTTTGGCTCGAATACCTTGGCACATATTGTGTCTATGGGGTACAAAATAGATCTAAGTATTTGTCCTTATTACGATCTATCTGATAGCGATGGTCCCGATTTTAGCCAGCAAACCTGCTTAAATTACAGTAAAAATGGGGTGAGATTTTTGCCTCATACTGCGGCAATAACATCTTGGCTTTCATTTTTAGAGCCAAGATTTAATCGGCAACCCCAAATGTTCTCGCAGTGGCAAAATAGTAAGTTACTAAAGTTACTGGGCCAGCTCATCGGTCTACGTTTAGATCGGTTGTCACCAGAAGGGTTAAGTCTTCGTCAAATGAAGCGTGTATTTAAGGCTCAGCAGCGGATGGGACAAAATAACTTTATCCTTTCCTTTCATTCATCCAGCTTTATTCCAAATGTCACACCTTATACGCAGGGAGACGATGATGTTGAACACTTGGCAGAAAGAGTATTAACCTTTGTGCGGTGGGCAATCGAAACGCAGCATTGTGAACCATGGTTACCTAAGTCTTCTGTGAGTGCGATTGTAGAGACTACAGCCGAGCCGAGTGTTAACAAAAAGTCACCAACTAGATCGAAACCATCAAAGTCTGAACCCACCAAAACCGCTGTGATAGAGCGTGAAACAAGAACCGCTAAGAGCGAGTATTAG
- a CDS encoding peptide MFS transporter, whose protein sequence is MQDANARFPSIAKVLILRQFLWGAAFYGAYVLLTKYFLFELNYSEADTIMMMGAFGAVGPVFSAVGGFVADRYIGSFRAVYIGYTIYTIGFFLLGMGASTLNVPLSIFSIALIGYARGLSATSPTVLLGNSYSATNREAFQQGLTVNYSINNLGSFASKYLFPFLVAYLAYQGNFFISSFLMFITLTLFFTFRKQLAQVGNDIDRRSVSMKTWGYFVTGSALMLGLVFWIFSNLDAGKYLLYGLGACAILYFIYEITKASAAYKYKMCGVLITIFIMIVFYFYYGQMLTSMNIYAINLMGDQILGFIPIRPESNAAFNPLWCFILGGPMIYVYNWLEEKGYSPTIPTKFAVAFIFSGIAFSLLGLSTSFVGENGKISADWILWVHFFQSTAELIVGALGAGFIFEMVPRYLSAFAIGLRSVALSLSGILAAVISTKIALPKDQVLTPEIIEGVYASYFYNLAILAIVMAVVTLGLSKVIAKLISKGEELERIESSSQASPQS, encoded by the coding sequence ATGCAAGATGCAAACGCTAGGTTCCCCAGTATTGCAAAGGTTTTAATTTTGCGGCAGTTCCTATGGGGAGCTGCTTTTTACGGGGCATATGTTCTATTAACGAAATACTTTCTTTTTGAATTAAATTACAGTGAAGCCGATACCATCATGATGATGGGTGCTTTTGGTGCTGTTGGACCTGTCTTTTCTGCGGTTGGTGGCTTTGTCGCTGATAGGTATATTGGTTCATTCCGCGCGGTATATATTGGCTATACGATTTATACGATAGGTTTCTTCCTATTGGGGATGGGAGCATCGACACTTAATGTTCCTCTGAGCATTTTCTCCATTGCGTTGATTGGTTATGCGCGTGGACTATCGGCAACCAGCCCGACAGTGCTATTGGGGAATTCATACTCAGCAACAAACAGGGAAGCTTTCCAGCAGGGTCTAACGGTTAACTATTCCATAAATAACTTGGGATCGTTTGCATCTAAATACCTTTTCCCATTCTTGGTTGCTTATTTAGCTTACCAAGGTAACTTCTTTATTTCATCGTTTTTAATGTTCATCACCTTGACGCTGTTTTTTACTTTCCGTAAGCAGCTTGCTCAGGTTGGTAATGACATTGACCGCCGTAGTGTGAGCATGAAAACTTGGGGTTACTTTGTGACAGGTTCAGCATTAATGTTGGGTCTAGTATTCTGGATTTTCTCAAACCTTGATGCAGGTAAGTACCTATTATATGGATTAGGTGCATGTGCTATTTTGTATTTCATTTATGAAATCACCAAAGCATCAGCGGCCTACAAATACAAAATGTGTGGTGTGTTAATCACCATATTCATCATGATCGTTTTCTATTTTTACTATGGTCAGATGCTTACCTCGATGAACATCTATGCCATCAACTTAATGGGCGATCAAATTCTTGGCTTTATCCCAATTCGACCTGAATCAAACGCTGCTTTTAACCCATTGTGGTGTTTCATTTTAGGCGGGCCAATGATTTATGTATATAACTGGCTAGAGGAAAAGGGTTACTCACCAACGATTCCAACTAAGTTTGCAGTAGCGTTTATCTTTAGCGGCATTGCATTTAGTTTATTAGGTTTATCAACCAGCTTTGTGGGCGAAAACGGTAAAATTTCAGCGGATTGGATCTTGTGGGTTCACTTCTTCCAATCGACAGCGGAATTGATTGTGGGAGCATTGGGTGCTGGCTTCATTTTTGAAATGGTGCCTCGCTATCTATCTGCATTTGCCATTGGCTTACGTTCAGTGGCATTGTCGCTAAGTGGTATTTTAGCTGCGGTCATTTCAACGAAGATCGCATTACCTAAAGATCAGGTATTGACGCCTGAGATTATTGAAGGCGTTTACGCAAGCTACTTCTATAACCTTGCGATCCTTGCCATTGTGATGGCTGTTGTTACGTTAGGCTTATCGAAAGTGATTGCTAAATTAATTAGCAAAGGTGAAGAACTCGAACGAATCGAAAGTTCATCGCAAGCGTCGCCACAATCGTAA
- a CDS encoding DUF4177 domain-containing protein: protein MTAFKEYKVVHIVEGGCGTLLLGSSGLPLKKLEATLNEEAADGWQLVFQVIERKRFWLFWSREAVIVTLGRNG from the coding sequence ATGACAGCTTTTAAAGAATATAAAGTCGTACACATTGTCGAAGGTGGTTGCGGGACTTTATTACTTGGTTCAAGTGGCTTGCCTTTGAAAAAACTTGAAGCAACATTGAACGAAGAAGCGGCTGATGGGTGGCAATTAGTTTTTCAAGTGATTGAGCGTAAGCGTTTTTGGTTATTCTGGAGCCGTGAAGCAGTCATTGTAACTTTAGGGCGTAATGGTTAA
- the yidD gene encoding membrane protein insertion efficiency factor YidD, with product MLRRIALSMIERYQRGGGSRHYFNLECNFEPTCSEYTRQAIERYGVYKGVVLGMKRIRRCSEPDCIHKVHDPVPDE from the coding sequence ATGCTTAGGCGCATTGCATTAAGCATGATTGAACGTTATCAGAGAGGCGGTGGTTCAAGGCATTACTTTAACCTGGAATGTAACTTTGAACCGACGTGTTCTGAATACACACGCCAAGCTATAGAACGGTACGGTGTGTATAAAGGTGTTGTACTTGGAATGAAACGTATTCGTCGCTGTAGTGAACCTGATTGTATTCACAAAGTGCATGATCCTGTACCTGATGAATAA
- a CDS encoding TM2 domain-containing protein codes for MVLRHAALKQQEDNLRGQVRQLTDAQRKQYYQLEVDQVKDPDTFAVLNWFFVAGLHHFYLGKFVRGGVNLSLFLLSILLLVIYPNHWVGYSVLIGILVIELPQLLNSQNIVHHHNNQIMTKCLAKVLQTKT; via the coding sequence ATGGTGTTACGTCACGCGGCTTTGAAGCAGCAAGAAGATAATTTACGAGGTCAAGTGCGTCAGCTTACGGACGCTCAACGCAAGCAATATTACCAGCTAGAAGTTGACCAAGTGAAAGATCCAGATACCTTTGCTGTTCTGAACTGGTTCTTTGTTGCAGGACTTCACCATTTTTATTTAGGTAAGTTTGTACGAGGTGGAGTGAATTTAAGTCTATTTTTGTTGTCGATATTATTACTCGTGATCTATCCCAATCACTGGGTGGGTTACAGCGTATTGATCGGCATATTGGTGATTGAACTGCCGCAATTGCTTAATTCTCAAAATATTGTTCATCACCATAATAATCAGATAATGACAAAGTGCTTAGCCAAAGTACTTCAGACTAAAACATGA
- a CDS encoding spore gernimation protein: MKMMVKMMVLVSALGALTACSDEGQLVATPLNNVQKIEVVNDQALDVQCDTGICQFEVSTSSHDEITVNMFYDGQRAFEKIEGVSVTGPSGATVRIEGENQFTLILSGDDEPTKVQVIDYYRN; the protein is encoded by the coding sequence TTGAAAATGATGGTCAAAATGATGGTGCTGGTATCGGCACTGGGTGCGTTAACAGCGTGCAGCGATGAAGGGCAGCTCGTCGCTACACCGTTAAATAACGTTCAAAAGATAGAAGTCGTTAATGACCAAGCGTTGGATGTGCAATGTGACACGGGTATTTGCCAGTTTGAAGTATCAACAAGTAGCCACGACGAAATTACTGTCAACATGTTCTACGATGGCCAACGGGCATTTGAAAAAATTGAAGGCGTGAGTGTAACTGGCCCATCTGGCGCCACAGTAAGAATTGAAGGTGAAAATCAATTTACACTGATTTTAAGTGGCGATGATGAGCCGACCAAGGTACAGGTTATCGATTATTATCGTAACTAG
- a CDS encoding nitrous oxide-stimulated promoter family protein — MKTDAELFLLGSLNTEFKTLTAMVHIYCRDHHGSTTLCAECDDFLSYAKMRLDRCPYGEAKPTCKQCPIHCYKKEYKNRSQIIMRYSGPRMLYKHPVLAIRHLLAERRPVPSKPATNASNRHRRKILRNVE; from the coding sequence ATGAAAACGGATGCAGAGCTCTTTTTGTTAGGCTCATTAAATACCGAGTTCAAAACCTTAACCGCCATGGTGCATATTTATTGTCGAGATCATCATGGCTCTACAACACTTTGTGCTGAGTGTGATGATTTTTTAAGCTACGCAAAAATGCGACTTGATCGTTGTCCATACGGTGAAGCTAAACCAACCTGTAAGCAATGCCCGATTCATTGCTATAAAAAGGAATACAAAAACAGGTCACAAATCATTATGCGGTACAGTGGCCCTAGAATGCTTTATAAACACCCTGTTCTTGCAATACGCCACCTATTAGCTGAAAGGCGCCCTGTTCCATCCAAGCCTGCGACAAATGCGTCAAATCGCCACAGGCGTAAGATTTTAAGAAATGTCGAATAA